In the genome of Pseudorasbora parva isolate DD20220531a chromosome 10, ASM2467924v1, whole genome shotgun sequence, one region contains:
- the vcpkmt gene encoding protein-lysine methyltransferase METTL21D: protein MATVEDSDYFVREIEKNDGSVLRMYQCSKGDVGCVVWDAAIVLSKYLETEQFCSVQSGVSMWSSMNVIELGAGTGLVGLVAATLGANVTVTDLEDLQPLLKLNIEKNQHLIHTGSITAKVLKWGGSVKDFLPHPHYILMADCIYYEQSVEPLVETLKLLAGPETCIICCYEQRTVGVNPEIEKRFFKLLLQEFQSEEIPSEKQDPEFNSPDIHILHLRRRVD, encoded by the exons ATGGCGACTGTCGAGGATTCGGATTATTTTGTTAgagaaatagaaaaaaatgaCGGATCTGTTTTAAGAATGTATCAGTGCAGTAAAGGAGACGTGGGCTGTGTAGTATGGGACGCTGCTATTGTCCTGTCAAAATACCTCGAAACGGAACAATTTTGcagtgttcagtctggcgttaGTATGTGGTCCTCCATGAACGTTATTGAACTGGGCGCAGGAACAGGACTAGTTGGTCTCGTGGCTGCAACTCTGGG GGCAAATGTCACAGTGACAGATCTGGAAGACCTTCAGCCTCTCCTTAAGCTGAACATTGAGAAAAATCAGCATCTCATCCATACGGGCTCAATCACAGCCAAGGTACTGAAATG GGGAGGAAGTGTTAAAGATTTTCTACCTCACCCTCATTATATTCTGATGGCTGATTGTATCTACTATGAGCAG TCTGTGGAGCCTCTAGTGGAGACTCTGAAACTCTTGGCTGGACCAGAGACGTGCATCATCTGTTGCTATGAGCAGCGCACTGTTGGTGTCAATCCTGAGATAGAGAAGAGATTCTTTAAG CTACTTCTGCAAGAGTTCCAGTCAGAGGAGATCCCGTCTGAGAAACAAGACCCCGAGTTCAACAGTCCTGACATTCACATTCTCCACCTGCGACGAAGAGTCGACTGA
- the LOC137091020 gene encoding calpain-1 catalytic subunit-like, with protein sequence MPPPPLNKKPRNEDGAKDKKGTLDVPLKFLDQDYQELKKNCILKKEMYVDDKFPPESSSIDPTKKLNLNMEKIKWLSPSKIVADPQLIVKGVSRFDYAQGSSLGDCWFLAAVGALTFQEDVMNQVMPADQSFGGDYAGIFHFRFWRFGKWIDVVIDDKLPTINGKLIFVRSKTSNEFWPALLEKAYAKVCGSYADMQAGAVSEALLDFTGGIHLRFELAKAPVHLWSLMDRAAKAKSLMGCGTFQGKTSENTVLPNGIVQGHAYTVTGVSEVTCKDKQVRLVRVLNPWGKGEWTGDWSDKSPLWKDVSEMEQSKCCSLANDGEFWMSMEDFTTNFRQTDICCLSPDFLDSSSKCSWTSTRYNDSWVAGTTAGGCLNNKDSFWTNPQFRVRIEALDKECAASGQCPENILVSLMQNHEKRNRSEVSNYAIGFSVFAIPPEMKDKKLPDKFFYGKRPVENIVNFKARHVMKFFKLEPGEYLIVPSTFNPNECAKFILSIFLKSESHKTN encoded by the exons ATGCCTCCACCTCCTCTGAACAAAAAACCCAGGAATGAAGACGGCGCAAAAGACAAAAAGGGCACTCTTGACGTCCCTTTGAAATTCTTGGATCAGGACTACCAGGAGTTGAAGAAGAACTGCATCTTAAAAAAAGAGATGTATGTTGATGACAAGTTCCCTCCAGAGAGCAGCTCCATTGACCCAACGAAGAAACTTAATTTGAATATGGAAAAAATCAAGTGGTTGAGTCCATCA AAAATAGTGGCAGATCCTCAGCTCATTGTAAAGGGGGTTTCCAGGTTTGACTATGCCCAAGGATCTTCTTTAG GAGACTGCTGGTTTCTTGCTGCTGTTGGAGCGTTAACCTTTCAGGAGGATGTTATGAACCAGGTCATGCCAGCTGACCAGTCATTTGGTGGAGATTATGCAGGGATATTTCACTTTAGA TTCTGGAGGTTTGGGAAATGGATTGACGTTGTCATTGATGACAAACTGCCAACGATCAATGGCAAGCTCATTTTTGTTCGTTCAAAAACATCTAATGAGTTTTGGCCTGCCTTGCTGGAGAAAGCTTATGCCAA GGTGTGCGGCTCCTATGCTGACATGCAGGCTGGAGCTGTATCTGAGGCTTTGTTGGACTTCACTGGTGGCATCCACTTGCGCTTTGAGCTAGCAAAAGCTCCTGTTCATTTGTGGAGCCTGATGGACCGTGCAGCCAAAGCAAAGTCTCTGATGGGCTGTGGAACCTTTCAGGGG AAAACATCTGAAAACACAGTATTACCCAATGGCATTGTTCAAGGCCATGCATATACAGTGACCGGGGTTTCCGAG GTAACATGCAAAGACAAACAAGTAAGGCTGGTGAGAGTGTTAAACCCTTGGGGAAAAGGCGAGTGGACTGGTGACTGGAGTGACAA GTCACCATTGTGGAAGGATGTGAGTGAGATGGAGCAATCCAAGTGTTGTTCTTTGGCCAACGACGGAGAGTTCTG GATGTCAATGGAGGACTTCACCACAAACTTCAGGCAAACTGATATTTGCTGCCTCAGTCCTGATTTTCTGGACAGTTCCTCCAAATGCAGCTGGACTTCCACACGTTACAATGACAGCTGGGTCGCTGGGACTACAGCTGGTGGCTGCCTCAATAATAAAG ACTCTTTCTGGACAAACCCTCAGTTTCGTGTGCGGATTGAGGCGCTTGATAAGGAATGTGCTGCTAGTGGTCAGTGCCCTGAAAACATTCTGGTGTCCCTAATGCAGAACCATGAAAAGAGAAACAGAAGTGAAGTTTCTAACTACGCCATCGGCTTCAGTGTTTTTGCG ATACCACCAGAG ATGAAAGACAAGAAGCTCCCAGACAAGTTCTTCTACGGCAAACGCCCTGTGGAAAATATTGTGAACTTCAAAGCAAGACATGTGATGAAATTCTTCAAGCTGGAACCAGGAGAGTATCTCATTGTACCATCCACTTTCAACCCTAATGAGTGTGCAAAATTCATATTGTCCATCTTCTTAAAGAGTGAATCCCATAAGACAAATTAG